In Phaseolus vulgaris cultivar G19833 chromosome 10, P. vulgaris v2.0, whole genome shotgun sequence, a single genomic region encodes these proteins:
- the LOC137819074 gene encoding uncharacterized protein: protein MKMKDSEYVSTCITCVQIVANQLKYNGKTLTDARVVEKIFRSLIDHFENVVCAIEESRNLEEMDVDDLTIFLEAHKQRKKKKKEDVLEEALQTKMSIKEDKVIYMQHNRGRKHGRGVCGFGRNGGRGHENNNEERGEMNQQS, encoded by the coding sequence ATGAAGATGAAGGATTCAGAATATGTATCTACTTGCATTACCTGTGTGCAAATAGTAGCCAATCAACTCAAATACAATGGAAAAACTCTAACAGATGCAAGGGTTGTGGAGAAAATTTTTCGATCATTAATCGATCACTTTGAAAATGTTGTATGTGCAATTGAGGAGTCAAGAAATTTGGAAGAAATGGATGTTGATGATCTCACGATTTTTCTTGAAGCACATAAACaacgaaagaaaaaaaagaaagaagacgTCTTGGAGGAAGCCTTACAAACAAAGATGTCCATCAAGGAGGACAAGGTGATTTACATGCAACATAACCGAGGAAGAAAACATGGACGGGGAGTTTGCGGTTTTGGTCGCAACGGAGGTCGTGGTCATGAAAACAACAATGAAGAGAGGGGAGAAATGAACCAACAAAGCTAG
- the LOC137819072 gene encoding uncharacterized protein encodes MALQENDSELKFSFALMKNFLHQLRHLFVNSKTLLFMSALTASYLIVEFSVFSTIMDYYADSKVVEDLPISAILTNLQDGLSSLLFIFASLISEVYTSPVTMITICAAVTIEGLMLIWISAYSESSSGALYAAILFLTIRKSGQTLLYNFLENKVEEIFEAKEKIEIKDGSTEKQNELDLIRIILTNTWLLAPLAVGYVVILFTDFFNQDYDIIFRNSAVLMGGCYLLFLCSMCWEKRNYFWSRQMKKQVNDIWFRKCEHAGAYIQEQ; translated from the exons ATGGCGCTGCAAGAAAACGATTCAGAACTAAAATTCTCATTTGCTCTAATGAAGAATTTTTTGCATCAACTTCGTCATCTATTTGTCAACTCTAAGACCTTACTTTTCATGAGCG CTTTGACTGCAAGCTACCTCATTGTGGAATTCTCGGTGTTCTCTACTATAATGGATTACTACGCAGATTCAAAGGTGGTGGAGGATCTACCAATAAGTGCTATTTTAACAAATCTACAAGATGGTCTATCGTCACTCCTGTTCATTTTTGCTTCTCTAATCTCAGAAGTATATACGAGTCCCGTCACTATGATCACTATTTGCGCTGCAGTTACCATCGAG GGTTTAATGCTAATATGGATATCAGCTTATTCAGAATCATCATCTGGTGCACTCTATGCAGCCATATTGTTCCTTACAATAAGGAAAAGTGGTCAAACGCTTTTATACAATTTTCTTGAAAATAAGGTGGAAGAGATATTTGAAGCAAAAGAAAAAATCGAAATAAAAGATGGAAGCACAGAAAAACAAAATGAGCTTGACCTCATACGTATAATTCTTACAAATACGTGGTTGTTAGCTCCATTGGCTGTTGGATACGTGGTTATACTATTTACTGACTTTTTCAATCAAGATTACGATATTATCTTCAGAAATTCAGCAGTTCTGATGGGAGGGTGTTATCTTTTGTTCCTTTGTAGTAtgtgttgggaaaaacgg AATTACTTTTGGTCAAGGCAAATGAAGAAGCAAGTGAATGATATTTGGTTCAGGAAGTGTGAACATGCAGGGGCTTATATTCAAGAGCAGTGA